A part of Gemmatimonas groenlandica genomic DNA contains:
- a CDS encoding potassium transporter Kup, which translates to MFPVQSPLRKEGHHENPTGKRLAILTLTALGVVYGDIGTSPLYALKECFSPIYGIEATRQNVFGILSLIVWALTLVVTVKYVNFILRADNRGEGGTFALLALIFPRRSPDTPSARGRWIVALALFGTALLYGDGIITPAMSVLGAMEGLEIALPSMERYIVPIAVVILAALFAAQRFGTDRVGRAFGPVMLLWFATISLLGIFEVAKDPSILWAVNPIHAVRFMQEHGTLGFLVLGSVVLVVTGGEALYADMGHFGRKPIQTAWLWLVFPSLLLNYFGQGALLLRDPSAAENPFFLLAPKALLIPLLVISTLAAIVASQALISGAFSITRQGIQLGFIPRLEILHTSTTEEGQIYIPEVNYFIAVGCLLVVLVFQNTSNLGAAYGIAVTGTMFITTILFDVVARLRFRWQSWQATSLTTAFLIVDLAFLSANLVKVKHGGWVPLVLGLVLFLLMLTWKRGRALLNTRLAEGALPIGLFLDGVEKSKVHRVPGTAVFMTGSDDGVPPVLLHHLKHNKVLHERVLLVSVKTADVPETSAAERVRVMPLGHGFWRVVASYGFMQTPNVPNVLEVVDQMGIRCKPMETSYFLGRERLIPVPGRPGDTVTLSRWRKVVFAIMARNARSATEFFCIPPNRVVELGTQIEF; encoded by the coding sequence ATGTTTCCCGTCCAGTCGCCATTGCGAAAGGAAGGGCATCATGAGAATCCCACCGGCAAGCGGCTCGCCATCCTGACACTGACGGCGCTTGGCGTCGTCTACGGCGACATCGGGACGAGCCCACTGTATGCCCTCAAGGAGTGCTTCAGCCCGATTTACGGTATTGAAGCGACGCGACAAAATGTCTTCGGCATTCTGTCGCTCATCGTGTGGGCGCTCACGCTCGTCGTCACGGTGAAGTACGTGAACTTCATCCTTCGCGCGGACAATCGCGGCGAGGGTGGCACCTTCGCGCTGCTTGCGCTGATCTTTCCGCGACGCTCTCCGGATACCCCGTCCGCGCGCGGGCGCTGGATCGTGGCGTTGGCGTTGTTCGGCACCGCGCTGCTGTACGGCGACGGCATTATTACGCCGGCGATGAGCGTACTCGGCGCGATGGAGGGACTCGAGATCGCGCTGCCGTCGATGGAGCGCTACATCGTGCCGATCGCGGTGGTAATTCTGGCGGCGCTCTTCGCCGCCCAGCGATTCGGAACGGACCGCGTTGGTCGCGCCTTCGGACCGGTCATGTTGCTTTGGTTCGCGACGATTTCACTGCTCGGCATTTTTGAAGTCGCCAAGGATCCCAGCATTCTCTGGGCGGTGAACCCGATTCACGCCGTCCGTTTCATGCAGGAGCACGGCACGCTCGGATTTCTGGTGCTCGGGTCGGTCGTGCTCGTCGTCACCGGCGGTGAAGCACTCTACGCCGACATGGGACACTTCGGCCGCAAGCCGATTCAGACGGCGTGGCTGTGGCTGGTGTTTCCCTCGCTCTTGCTGAATTACTTCGGTCAGGGCGCGCTGCTGCTCCGCGACCCGTCGGCGGCGGAGAATCCCTTCTTCCTGCTCGCGCCCAAGGCGCTGCTCATCCCGCTGCTGGTCATCTCGACGCTCGCCGCCATCGTCGCCTCGCAGGCGCTGATCTCCGGCGCGTTCTCGATCACGCGACAGGGTATCCAGTTGGGCTTTATTCCGCGGCTCGAAATTCTGCATACCAGTACGACGGAAGAAGGGCAGATCTACATCCCAGAGGTGAACTACTTCATTGCCGTTGGCTGCCTGCTGGTCGTCCTTGTGTTCCAGAACACCTCGAACCTCGGCGCGGCGTACGGCATCGCGGTCACGGGCACGATGTTCATCACCACGATTCTGTTCGACGTCGTGGCGCGACTTCGGTTTCGCTGGCAGTCCTGGCAGGCGACGTCGCTCACGACGGCGTTCCTTATCGTTGACCTGGCCTTTTTGAGTGCCAACCTGGTCAAGGTCAAGCACGGCGGCTGGGTACCACTCGTGCTGGGCCTCGTGCTGTTCCTGCTCATGCTCACGTGGAAGCGTGGTCGCGCCCTGCTGAACACGCGGCTCGCCGAAGGAGCGTTGCCGATCGGTCTCTTCCTCGACGGCGTCGAGAAGTCGAAGGTGCATCGCGTGCCGGGAACGGCGGTGTTCATGACTGGTAGCGATGACGGCGTGCCGCCCGTGCTCCTGCACCATTTGAAGCACAACAAGGTGCTGCACGAGCGAGTACTGCTGGTTTCGGTGAAGACGGCCGATGTGCCAGAGACGAGTGCGGCCGAGCGGGTGCGGGTGATGCCGCTCGGGCATGGCTTCTGGCGCGTGGTGGCCTCGTACGGCTTCATGCAGACGCCCAATGTCCCGAACGTGCTCGAAGTGGTCGACCAGATGGGCATCCGTTGCAAGCCGATGGAGACGAGCTATTTCCTCGGTCGCGAGCGGCTCATCCCGGTGCCGGGCAGACCCGGTGATACGGTCACGCTGTCCCGATGGCGCAAGGTTGTCTTCGCCATCATGGCGAGAAACGCGCGCTCGGCCACGGAATTTTTCTGTATTCCACCCAATCGGGTCGTAGAACTGGGGACGCAAATCGAGTTCTGA
- a CDS encoding PAS domain-containing hybrid sensor histidine kinase/response regulator, whose product MEWSPNPKLVLDREFRVRYINHAALAYGQVERDALIGRNVWECYPALKDSIFHEAYESVLTTGVTARFERYDDEHDRWQSVYAFPADDGVIAVLEDITERRRAERSLQASEAALARAQEVAGIGSFSVERPGHLQLSAQAYRLLGLDPTVDTIDIPTIRAMLASSDPERWAALSARTPIGDDISMDFTATRRDGSTVILHVLARVMKGASGEQKLFGTAQNVTEQRHALENLRRSEETLRLAQEAANIGSFDFDLRTNSMFRSDQLLRMLGLEPNDEARAHIDARPRFDFVHPDDRALVQETWSKVISTGERHVIRMRVFRVDGVERHMISSAMLVRDGNGEPARIVGTQVDITDQVRGDEERARVESQLQQAQKLESLGVLAGGIAHDFNNLLVGILGNASLALLDLEPGAEARQSIAEIEQSAQRAAELTRQLLAYAGKGRYVVETADASSVISEMTSLMRTAISRNASLQMDLATSLPRVDVDVNQFRQVVMNLITNASDALGSKPGLISVRTGRQEVSREYLSGCAPGSGAQPGSFTYVEVHDNGTGMDDATRQRIFEPFFSTKFTGRGLGLAATMGIMRSHHGAIRVYSEVGSGTSVKLLFPSSTQSSGAGTVSGARTDEWRGGGQILVVDDEDSVRAVASALLRRRGFRTQEASDGVKALELFQEQPDAFDLVLLDLTMPNMNGEETLRALRDLRPAVNVLLMSGYNEQDVTRMFAGRSLSGFLQKPFRAEELYASVARSLGVNTNGR is encoded by the coding sequence CTGGAATGGAGTCCGAATCCGAAGCTCGTGCTGGATCGCGAGTTTCGCGTTCGCTACATCAATCACGCCGCACTCGCGTACGGGCAGGTCGAGCGCGACGCGCTGATCGGTCGCAATGTGTGGGAGTGCTATCCGGCGCTGAAGGACTCGATCTTTCATGAGGCGTACGAAAGCGTGCTCACCACGGGCGTGACCGCGCGCTTCGAGCGCTACGACGACGAGCATGATCGCTGGCAGTCGGTGTACGCCTTCCCGGCCGACGACGGCGTGATTGCTGTACTCGAGGACATCACGGAGCGCCGTCGCGCGGAACGCTCGTTGCAGGCGAGCGAGGCGGCGCTGGCGAGGGCCCAAGAGGTCGCGGGCATCGGCAGTTTCAGCGTCGAGCGACCGGGGCATCTCCAGCTGAGCGCACAGGCGTATCGCCTGCTCGGGCTCGACCCGACCGTCGACACCATCGACATCCCGACGATACGCGCTATGCTGGCGTCGTCCGATCCCGAACGGTGGGCCGCGCTGTCGGCCCGCACGCCTATCGGCGACGATATCTCGATGGACTTCACCGCCACCCGCCGCGATGGCAGCACGGTCATTCTGCATGTGCTCGCCCGCGTGATGAAGGGCGCCAGCGGAGAGCAGAAGCTGTTCGGTACGGCGCAGAATGTGACGGAGCAGCGGCACGCGCTGGAGAATCTGCGGCGCAGCGAAGAGACGCTGCGGCTGGCGCAGGAAGCGGCGAACATCGGCAGCTTCGACTTCGATCTCCGCACGAACAGCATGTTCCGTTCGGACCAGTTGCTGCGCATGCTCGGCCTCGAGCCCAACGACGAGGCGAGGGCGCACATCGACGCGCGGCCCCGGTTCGACTTCGTACATCCCGACGATCGGGCCTTGGTTCAGGAGACGTGGAGCAAGGTGATCAGCACCGGAGAGCGGCACGTCATCCGGATGCGCGTGTTCCGTGTGGACGGCGTCGAACGGCACATGATCTCGAGCGCCATGTTGGTGCGCGACGGGAATGGCGAACCGGCGCGTATCGTCGGCACGCAGGTGGACATCACCGATCAGGTGCGCGGCGATGAAGAACGGGCGCGCGTGGAGTCGCAACTGCAGCAGGCGCAGAAGCTGGAGTCGCTCGGCGTGCTCGCCGGCGGTATCGCGCACGACTTCAACAATCTGCTCGTGGGCATTCTCGGCAACGCCTCGCTCGCGCTCCTGGATCTCGAGCCCGGCGCCGAAGCGCGGCAAAGTATCGCCGAGATCGAACAGTCGGCGCAGCGTGCGGCGGAACTGACGCGGCAGCTGCTGGCCTATGCGGGCAAGGGCCGATACGTCGTCGAAACCGCCGACGCCTCGTCGGTGATTTCCGAAATGACGTCGCTCATGCGGACGGCGATCTCGCGCAACGCCTCGCTGCAGATGGATCTGGCCACGTCGCTACCGCGCGTCGACGTCGACGTCAATCAGTTCCGCCAGGTCGTGATGAATCTCATCACGAATGCCTCGGATGCGCTTGGTTCGAAGCCGGGACTCATCAGCGTGCGCACGGGCCGGCAGGAGGTCTCCCGCGAGTATCTCAGCGGCTGTGCGCCCGGCAGTGGGGCGCAGCCCGGCTCGTTCACCTATGTCGAGGTGCACGACAACGGCACGGGTATGGACGACGCCACGCGTCAACGCATCTTCGAGCCATTCTTCTCGACGAAGTTCACCGGACGCGGCCTCGGCTTGGCGGCCACGATGGGCATCATGCGAAGCCATCATGGTGCGATCCGCGTGTACAGCGAAGTAGGATCCGGGACCTCCGTCAAGCTGCTGTTCCCGTCTTCGACGCAAAGCAGCGGTGCGGGCACGGTCTCCGGGGCGCGCACCGACGAATGGCGCGGCGGTGGACAGATTCTGGTCGTTGACGACGAAGACAGCGTGCGCGCGGTGGCATCGGCGTTGCTCCGTCGCCGTGGGTTCCGCACGCAGGAAGCGTCCGACGGCGTGAAGGCGCTCGAGCTCTTTCAAGAGCAGCCCGACGCGTTCGATCTTGTGCTGCTCGATCTGACGATGCCGAACATGAATGGCGAGGAAACACTACGCGCGCTGCGCGACCTGCGCCCCGCCGTCAACGTGCTGCTGATGAGCGGCTACAACGAGCAGGACGTGACGCGCATGTTCGCGGGGCGCAGTCTCTCCGGCTTCTTGCAGAAGCCATTCCGCGCGGAGGAGTTGTACGCGAGTGTGGCGCGGAGTCTGGGCGTAAACACGAACGGCCGCTAG
- a CDS encoding efflux RND transporter permease subunit, producing the protein MNLSAIWIKRPVMTTLVMLAILTFGVVAYRALPVSDLPTIDYPTITVSAGLPGASPEVMATSVATPLEQAFSTVSGIESITSSSSQGSTNVTLLFALDRDIDKAAADVQSAISKTLRQLPQNINPPSYNKANAADAPIMMFSINSDVLSRQELSEYAETFLAQRVSTVTGVAQVQVYGSSKYAVRVQLDPGAMAARGIGIDEVQAAINQGNSNSPAGVLMGPNQSFTLQASGQLRNATEFRNLVVAMRNGAPIRLGELGNVIDGLQNMRGMSEINGRANTALAIIRQPGVNTVDVAKGVNAVLKQLEPQLPPSVSIVPIFDRSIAIEHSVDDVKFTLILTIGLVVMVIFLFLRNLRATIIPSLALPFSLIGTCTVMWMLGYSLDNLSLMALTLAVGFVVDDAIVMLENIVRHLEMGKKPMQAALDGSKEISFTILSMTLSLVAVFIPLLFMPGLVGRLFREFAVTIGVAILVSGFVSLTLTPMLAARFLREGEGHAPSDGKWRSVERLYQATENAYVNSLAWVMNRRGLTMIFSAFTLVATVGLFMYIPKGFLPSEDTGRLSGSIEGPEGIGFEALSVKIREVAAIIEKSPNVQYTLASIGGGPGGGGSNSGRLQLTLSDDPNRPHVDQIMRELTRATSKVPGVQVFFRNPPPINIGGRRGNSAYQVSLQGPDIAELYTAARALEARMKDLPELENISSDLQVGNPQVGIQIDRERASALGLSASQIENALYNAYGSRQVSTIYTQTNQYQVILELKEAFQKDPASLSQLYVRSNTGSLVQLGSVATFTKGVGPQSIQHNGQLPAVSISFSTRPNVALGTAVDAVQREARAVLPPDVTSVLSGDTQAFAQAQSGLLALLFVAIFVIYVVLGILYESFIHPLTILSGLPFAALGALLTLWIFGKDLGVYSYVGIIMLIGLVKKNAIMMIDFAIEAERDLKMSPRDAIVEAARVRFRPITMTTLAALMGTLPIAVGFGAGAESRQPLGLAVVGGLAFSQLITLYVTPVVYTLLDQFQAGRRKSKKSVPVQSAGGMNPVPVAGD; encoded by the coding sequence GTGAATCTGAGCGCGATCTGGATCAAGCGGCCGGTCATGACCACGTTGGTCATGCTGGCCATTCTGACGTTCGGCGTCGTGGCCTATCGGGCGCTGCCGGTGAGCGACCTGCCCACCATCGACTATCCCACGATCACCGTCTCGGCCGGCCTGCCCGGAGCGAGCCCCGAGGTCATGGCGACCTCGGTCGCCACGCCGCTGGAACAAGCGTTTTCCACGGTGTCGGGCATTGAAAGCATCACGTCATCCAGCTCGCAGGGCAGCACCAACGTCACGCTGCTCTTCGCCCTCGATCGCGATATCGACAAGGCGGCGGCCGACGTGCAGTCGGCCATCTCCAAAACGCTTCGCCAGCTGCCGCAGAACATCAATCCGCCGTCGTACAACAAGGCGAATGCGGCCGACGCCCCGATCATGATGTTCTCGATCAACTCCGACGTGCTCAGTCGACAGGAGTTGAGCGAGTACGCGGAAACATTCCTCGCCCAGCGTGTCTCCACCGTAACCGGTGTGGCGCAGGTGCAGGTGTACGGCTCGTCCAAGTACGCCGTGCGAGTGCAGCTCGATCCCGGCGCCATGGCGGCTCGTGGCATCGGTATCGACGAAGTGCAGGCCGCGATCAACCAGGGAAATTCGAATTCCCCGGCCGGCGTGCTGATGGGTCCCAACCAGTCGTTCACGCTGCAGGCGTCGGGACAGCTCCGCAACGCCACCGAGTTCCGCAATCTCGTGGTCGCGATGCGCAACGGCGCGCCGATTCGTCTTGGTGAGCTCGGCAACGTCATCGACGGGCTGCAGAACATGCGCGGCATGAGCGAAATCAACGGACGCGCCAATACGGCGTTGGCGATCATCCGTCAGCCGGGCGTCAACACGGTCGATGTCGCAAAGGGCGTCAACGCGGTGCTCAAGCAGCTCGAGCCGCAGCTACCGCCCAGCGTCAGCATCGTGCCGATCTTCGATCGCTCCATCGCCATCGAGCACAGTGTCGACGACGTGAAGTTCACGCTCATCCTGACGATCGGCCTCGTCGTGATGGTGATCTTCCTGTTCCTGCGTAACCTGCGCGCGACGATCATCCCGTCGCTGGCGCTGCCGTTCTCGCTGATCGGCACCTGCACCGTCATGTGGATGTTGGGCTACAGTCTCGACAACCTCTCGCTGATGGCGCTCACGCTCGCCGTCGGCTTCGTGGTCGACGACGCCATCGTGATGCTCGAGAACATCGTCCGCCACCTGGAGATGGGAAAGAAGCCCATGCAGGCGGCGCTCGACGGCTCGAAGGAAATCAGCTTCACGATTCTCTCGATGACGTTGTCGCTGGTGGCCGTGTTCATCCCGCTGCTGTTCATGCCGGGGCTCGTGGGTCGCCTGTTCCGCGAGTTCGCCGTCACGATCGGTGTAGCCATTCTCGTGTCAGGCTTCGTGTCGCTCACGCTCACGCCGATGCTCGCCGCGCGCTTCCTGCGCGAAGGTGAGGGGCACGCGCCGAGCGACGGCAAGTGGCGCTCGGTCGAGCGCCTGTACCAGGCCACTGAGAACGCGTACGTCAATTCGCTGGCGTGGGTGATGAATCGTCGCGGTCTCACGATGATCTTCAGTGCCTTCACGCTGGTCGCGACCGTCGGGCTGTTCATGTACATCCCGAAGGGCTTCCTGCCGTCGGAAGACACGGGACGACTCTCGGGATCGATTGAAGGACCCGAAGGTATCGGCTTCGAAGCGCTGTCGGTGAAGATCCGCGAAGTCGCGGCCATTATCGAGAAGAGCCCGAATGTGCAGTACACGCTGGCCTCTATCGGTGGTGGCCCCGGCGGAGGTGGATCGAACAGCGGTCGCTTGCAGCTCACGCTCAGCGATGATCCGAATCGTCCGCACGTCGACCAGATCATGCGTGAACTCACCCGCGCGACCTCCAAGGTGCCGGGCGTGCAGGTATTCTTCCGCAATCCGCCGCCGATCAACATCGGTGGCCGTCGCGGTAACAGCGCCTATCAGGTCTCGTTGCAGGGGCCGGACATCGCCGAGTTGTACACGGCGGCCCGTGCCCTCGAAGCGCGCATGAAGGACTTGCCGGAACTCGAAAACATCTCGAGCGATCTGCAGGTCGGCAATCCGCAGGTCGGCATCCAGATCGATCGTGAACGCGCGTCCGCCCTGGGACTCAGCGCCTCGCAAATCGAGAACGCGCTGTACAACGCGTACGGCTCGCGTCAGGTCTCCACGATCTACACGCAGACCAACCAGTACCAGGTCATTCTCGAACTCAAGGAAGCGTTCCAGAAGGATCCGGCATCACTGAGCCAGCTGTACGTGCGCTCCAATACGGGCAGCCTCGTGCAACTGGGTTCGGTGGCCACCTTCACGAAGGGCGTCGGTCCGCAGAGCATTCAGCACAACGGGCAGCTGCCGGCCGTTTCCATCAGCTTTTCCACGCGCCCCAACGTGGCCCTCGGCACCGCCGTCGATGCGGTGCAGCGCGAAGCGCGCGCGGTCTTGCCGCCCGACGTGACATCGGTGCTCTCCGGTGATACGCAGGCGTTCGCGCAGGCCCAGAGCGGACTGCTCGCGCTGCTGTTCGTCGCGATCTTCGTGATCTACGTGGTGCTCGGCATTCTCTACGAAAGCTTCATCCACCCGCTCACGATTCTGTCCGGCCTGCCGTTCGCGGCGCTCGGTGCGTTGCTCACGCTCTGGATCTTCGGCAAGGACCTTGGCGTGTACTCGTACGTCGGCATCATCATGCTGATCGGTCTCGTGAAGAAGAACGCCATCATGATGATCGACTTCGCAATCGAGGCAGAGCGGGATCTCAAGATGTCGCCCCGTGACGCCATCGTGGAGGCCGCGCGTGTGCGCTTCCGTCCGATCACGATGACCACGCTTGCCGCGCTCATGGGAACGCTGCCCATCGCGGTCGGCTTCGGCGCTGGCGCCGAGTCGCGTCAGCCGCTGGGTCTCGCAGTGGTGGGTGGCCTCGCCTTCTCGCAGCTGATCACGCTGTACGTCACGCCCGTCGTGTACACGCTACTCGATCAGTTCCAGGCGGGTCGACGCAAGTCGAAGAAGTCCGTGCCGGTGCAGAGCGCTGGCGGCATGAATCCGGTGCCCGTCGCCGGCGACTGA
- a CDS encoding efflux RND transporter periplasmic adaptor subunit gives MTVKKGPLPFIVSANGQIEPNRTVAVQSLVSGMLTRVAIAEGDEVSQGQVLFQIDPRPFRAELDRLQSTLARDQATLLRARGDSVRFAGLAKDGYVTRQQLDQTFAEASALAATVAAGQASLERARLDLENTTIKAPISGRTGQITLRVGSLVRAQADPGLLIINELQPVLVRFTVPEQAFEEMRRRSGLDKALSVNIVPNVGDSTKKITGTLTFIDNAVDRATGTVLLKARVPNADRSLWPGQFVSVGLELTVDQDAITVPSEAVVTTTNGAFVYVVEDGKAKRIAVKVGRPAGTLVKLDSGLVGGEQVIIEGQNRLQDGAKVELRGALSKGGSPGAGRGGRGGAKGGAKGGSNSGADTSATKRGAAQ, from the coding sequence ATGACGGTGAAAAAGGGACCGCTGCCCTTTATCGTGTCCGCGAACGGGCAGATCGAGCCCAATCGGACCGTTGCCGTCCAGTCTCTCGTTTCGGGAATGCTCACCCGGGTGGCCATCGCCGAAGGCGATGAGGTCAGTCAGGGACAGGTGCTCTTCCAGATCGATCCCCGGCCATTCCGCGCGGAACTTGATCGGTTGCAGAGCACGCTGGCGCGTGATCAGGCCACGTTGCTGCGCGCTCGTGGCGACTCGGTGCGCTTCGCCGGGCTGGCCAAGGACGGCTACGTGACCCGCCAGCAGCTCGATCAGACGTTCGCCGAAGCGTCGGCCCTCGCCGCCACGGTGGCGGCAGGGCAGGCCTCGCTGGAGCGGGCACGCCTCGATCTCGAGAACACCACGATCAAGGCCCCGATCTCCGGGCGCACCGGCCAGATCACCCTCCGCGTGGGCAGTCTCGTGCGGGCCCAGGCCGACCCGGGACTACTCATCATTAACGAGCTCCAGCCGGTGCTGGTGCGCTTCACGGTTCCGGAGCAGGCGTTCGAGGAAATGCGCCGCCGCTCGGGTCTCGATAAAGCGTTGTCGGTAAACATCGTCCCCAACGTGGGCGACAGCACGAAGAAGATCACCGGTACGCTCACCTTCATCGACAACGCGGTCGATCGGGCCACCGGCACAGTGTTGCTCAAGGCGCGGGTGCCGAACGCCGATCGTTCGCTCTGGCCCGGCCAGTTCGTATCGGTGGGTCTCGAGCTCACGGTCGATCAGGATGCCATCACCGTACCCTCCGAGGCCGTCGTGACGACCACCAACGGCGCGTTCGTGTATGTGGTGGAAGACGGCAAGGCCAAGCGCATCGCGGTAAAGGTCGGTCGCCCTGCCGGCACACTCGTCAAGCTCGACAGCGGCCTGGTGGGCGGCGAGCAGGTCATCATCGAAGGACAGAATCGCCTGCAGGACGGCGCGAAAGTCGAGCTGCGCGGTGCGCTCTCGAAGGGTGGTTCCCCTGGCGCGGGCCGAGGCGGTCGCGGCGGCGCCAAGGGCGGCGCAAAGGGCGGGTCGAATAGCGGAGCAGACACCTCAGCGACGAAGCGAGGAGCAGCCCAGTGA
- a CDS encoding PDZ domain-containing protein codes for MRTALRTATLVVALAAAPSHAPLAAQQRPQSDEPIVRIEGLRLPSMIWTRAADRAALGVTLGAASSADTAGVKIDAVRENGPAAKAGIKAGDLITDINGVSLKVGRDDAEDLALAGMAQRRLQRVLGKARPGDEVELRVRSGGGSPRAMTVKTVSAAELEDGPVRRVVVWGGEDGNRAAVGVTVSGAGNARDTLGLFVGSVVTAGPAEKAGLVEGERISAVNGVDLRVPKEDLDDPQVRSARVTRFLREVQKVAPGGTVTLRVVSGGRTRDVAVQTVRASDLPDDARSMPGGGRIILNGRVIDVDRR; via the coding sequence ATGCGCACAGCCCTTCGCACGGCGACCCTCGTCGTCGCCCTTGCCGCCGCTCCGTCACACGCTCCGCTGGCTGCGCAGCAGCGGCCGCAGAGCGACGAACCCATAGTCCGTATCGAGGGACTGCGACTCCCCTCGATGATCTGGACCAGAGCTGCCGATCGCGCCGCGCTTGGTGTTACCCTGGGGGCGGCGTCGAGCGCCGACACGGCCGGGGTGAAGATCGACGCCGTGCGCGAGAACGGGCCGGCGGCGAAGGCCGGGATCAAGGCCGGCGACCTCATCACCGACATCAATGGCGTGAGCCTGAAAGTCGGTCGGGACGACGCTGAGGACCTGGCGTTGGCCGGGATGGCGCAGCGGCGGCTGCAGCGCGTGTTGGGCAAGGCCAGACCCGGCGACGAGGTCGAACTGCGTGTGCGCAGCGGCGGCGGGTCCCCGCGGGCGATGACGGTAAAGACCGTCTCGGCGGCCGAACTCGAAGACGGGCCGGTGCGGCGGGTCGTGGTGTGGGGCGGTGAAGACGGAAACCGTGCTGCGGTCGGCGTGACCGTGTCCGGGGCCGGGAACGCGCGTGATACCCTCGGGTTGTTCGTGGGCAGCGTCGTGACGGCAGGGCCGGCCGAAAAGGCCGGATTGGTCGAAGGTGAGCGGATCTCGGCGGTGAACGGGGTAGACCTGCGGGTGCCGAAGGAAGACCTCGACGACCCGCAGGTACGGAGCGCTCGGGTGACTCGGTTCCTTCGAGAGGTCCAGAAAGTAGCGCCGGGGGGCACCGTGACCCTGCGCGTGGTGTCCGGCGGGCGGACCCGGGACGTCGCCGTGCAGACCGTTCGGGCGTCGGATCTCCCGGACGACGCGCGGTCGATGCCGGGTGGCGGACGCATCATCCTGAACGGACGCGTGATCGACGTCGACCGCCGATAA
- a CDS encoding GxxExxY protein, which translates to MQIHPDDLTGACINAAIRIHRKFRSGMLEAAYETFLFRTLVNDGFDVERQKAISFEFEGERYENAFRADLIVNGRLIIEVKAQETNSPVHTKQLLTYLRLAELPLGLVINFGMPKLMDGVKRVVNELPPEQSPQLRVNRPRPVQ; encoded by the coding sequence ATGCAAATCCATCCAGACGATCTGACGGGCGCCTGCATCAACGCGGCCATACGGATACACCGAAAATTCCGATCGGGGATGCTTGAAGCCGCCTACGAAACATTTCTGTTCCGCACGCTGGTAAATGACGGGTTCGATGTGGAGCGACAGAAGGCAATCTCGTTCGAGTTTGAAGGAGAGCGATACGAGAACGCGTTTCGTGCCGACCTTATCGTGAACGGCCGTCTGATCATTGAAGTAAAGGCACAGGAGACCAATTCACCGGTGCACACCAAACAGCTGCTCACCTATCTGCGATTGGCCGAACTCCCGCTCGGCCTTGTCATCAACTTCGGGATGCCGAAGCTGATGGATGGCGTGAAGCGCGTGGTGAACGAACTACCACCGGAACAATCGCCGCAGCTGCGCGTGAACCGACCGCGTCCAGTGCAGTAG